GGGGGCCTCGAGGTTCACCGCCATCGTGGTGTCCCAGACGTCCTCGTCCAGCTCGCCCATCGGCGGGCGAAGGTTGATCCCGGCGCTGTTGACGAGGATGTCGGGCTCCCCGAAGGCCCGCGTCGCCTGCTCCGCCGCCGTGCGGACCCCGTCGCGGGTGCTGAGATCGCCGCTCACCCAGGCCGCCCGGCAGCCGGCCGCCGCCAGCTCGTCGACCGTCGCGGCCAGCTCCGCCTCCCTGCGCGCCACGATCACCACGCGCGCCCCCGCACGCGCCAGAGCCTCAGCGATGCCCCGCCCGATTCCCGAGCTGCCGCCGGTCACCACGGCCACCCGGCCGTCCAGCGAGAACAGCCCGGCCAGATAGGCGTCCGATGTCCCGGGGGTGACGAAGACGCCGGGCGGGGTGTCGTCCGTGGTGGCGTTCGCGGCATCCGGGGCGTCGGGTGCGGCGGCGGGCGGGGCGGCGGACGCGGTGCCGTGCGGGCTGCTCGGGGATGTCATGTCCGCAGCCTAGAGGCCTGTCCTGCCTCATCGGGTTCGTCGCCTGCGCTGCGCTTCATCCCGTCGACTCCAGAATGCGGTCCAGCGTCCGGCGTCCGGTTCCGCTCATCGTCGGATTGCTCTCGACGTAGTACCAGACAAGACCCATGGCCTGTTCGAACGCCCATGCCTTGCCGCGCTCCCACTCCAGATCGTCACAGGCCAGTGCCTGCCGGAGCACTTCCCGCGGGCCTGACCGCAACAGGTGCCAGGCACTGACGAGATCCAGCGCGGGGTCGGCGGGCCCGAAGCCGCCGGTGTCGAGCACGCCGCCGAGCCGGCCTCCCGCGACCAGGACATTGCCGGGAATCAGGTCACCGTGGCTCATCACATCGCCATCCGTGCGCGGCAACTTCCGAAAGCGGCTCCACACCTGGCGCAGCCGGGGCACATCGAGCAGGTCCTCGCTCTCCTCGAAGCACCTCTCCATCCAGTCGTCGTGGTGGGCGAGGACGCCGCCACGATTGTCGCCGCTGAAGAGCCGCCCCCGCGTATCGGCGTTCCGGAGGCTCGCGACGAAGACCGCGAGGTCCTCGGCAAACGCGTCCGACCCGCTCGGGTCTGCATCGGAGGCGACCGTTCCCGGCAGCCATGTCTGGACCGACCACGGCATGGGGTAGCCCGCTCCGGGCTTTCCCAGGGCGACGGGTTCCGGCACGGGGAACCGAGACACCTGTGCCAGCTCCGCGCTCGCCAGGGCTTCCTGTTCCAGAACCGCCAGCACCTCGGCGGCATCGGCCAGACGCCGTGGGAAACGCGCCGAGAGGTCGTCGCCGATGCGGAAGACGGCGTTGACCGTGCCGGTCGACGGCAGGGGTCGGACCGCCCTGTCGCTCCACTCGGGGAACTGTTCTCGGATCAAGGCCGCGACGACTTCGGTGGTCACGTCCACTTGATCATGGTGCATGGTCATCTCTCGCAGACTCTTCCGCCGGTCCCGTTCGAAGCCCCGGAAGCAGACCAGATCAACTACGCGACGGTCCAGCGAAATTGCGACTTCCGGCCACCGAGTCGCCTCAGCCCTTCTGGTGGCCCCAGGTCACAGCCACAGCTTCGGACCAGAGCACTTGGACCACGCGAGACGGGACAGCGGCCGGCGTTCACACCGACTCCGCCGACGGGCGCCACGCGACCACGAGGGGCAGGCGCCCTGCACGTGACCTGTGACAGTGATCGTTGATCGATTGACAGGGATGGTTGATCAAAGCTGCTTTGTGTCAGCGAAGAGTGACCACTTGGCCGCCTGTGTCAGCAAAGGCCGACCGTCGTGTGGTGTTGCCCTGCTGATGGTGAAGCGCGCAGGCTCGTGGATTCCGGGAGCCGTGAGCCGGTGAACCCGTGTATCGGCCTGCGTCGAAAGCTGCCTTGCAGACGGGTTCGACCGGGATTAACCGCTGGGTCGTTCCGATGAAGATCCGTATCTTGGCCCCATGGCGAATGAGGGAGAGCCGAGACTCTTTGTGAACCGGTGGGGCGACACATCGGACCCGGCGTCGGTCGGCGGCGAGTCCTATCGGGATGAGTGCAGATGCTTCGACCAGGCCAGGCCGCATTCGCGAGCGCGCGTTGGCTTCCACGCCGAATCTCAGGACACTTCGGCCCCTGGGTGGAAACGACTGCTGCAGCTCGTTGACGAGGCCGCGGCCGACGGACGGGAGGAGTTCCGTCCCTTGGTTGAGCTCAGCCCGGTTGAACGGCGGCAGATCGTGACCTTGCCGCCGAGCATCGCCAAGCTGACTGCGGTCAAGCGTTTCGTGCTCTACGGCAGCAACCTGGTCCGGATCCCGCCCGAAATCGGGGCGATGACCAGCCTGGAGGAGTTCACCCCGTACACCTCCTACCGACTGCACTGGTTCCCCTACGAGATCACCAGGTGCTCCAAGCTGGCCCGAAGCACGGTGAGCACACGCGCGCTGTTCGGGAACTACAAGCTCCGTCCCCCCTTTCCCCGTCTCCGGCCGCCTCAGGACTCTGTCGCGGACCTCGACCTGACAGCGCTCGATGCCAGCCGCTGGGGGACAACGGCCATCCGCAGCTGCAGCGTCTGCAACCGGCCGATCAAGCAGCACGGCCTCCACCAAGTGTGGATCTCCCTAAGGGTAGCCACCGATGTGCTACCCCTCCTGGTCAACGCCTGCTCGGCGACCTGTGTAGACGCCCTTCCCCAAGGAGCCGAGGGCTACGTGCAGTTCCCGCACACGGGCGGCAACGTCGACCAGCCGGCGTCCGACTGGGACTGACCACCTGACCGCGGCAACGCAGAGCCGCTGCTCAACGCAACGACTTCCCGGTGCGCTCGGGATGGGCGGCATGGACGTATCTCACTGCGGTGACCGGGCCTGTACGGGTGAACCGGCTCTGTCGCTGCTCCTGCGACCGGGGTGGATCCCCGCGCGATCGTACGGGGTACGTTGTCGTCCATGTCTCCCGAACCGCGTAGCCGTGAAGAGCTGGTCGCCTTGCTGCGTGACCTGCACAAGGAGTTCCGTGCCCGGGGCCACGAGTGGGAGAACAGCACCCTGGACGACTTCCTGGAAGCGCTTGCCGCATGGGTGCACGACTCCCCGGGCGCGTACAAGAACGCAGGTGAGCAGATCCCGCCCGATGGCGATTGGACCTTCATGGCCCGAGCCCTCCGCGCCGCCACCCTCTACGAGTAGGGCAGAGCTCTGCGCCGCTCTGGTACGTCAAATCCCAGACTCACTCTCCACCCACGGTCATGGACGCCGGCGTCGCGTCACTGATTAGGAGCTGGCTCTTGCAGGGAAGAGGGCGTCGAGCCGGGGTGTCCCAGTTCTCACCGTGGCCTCTACGGTGTCGATCTCTTCTTCTGGCTTCGCCCATGTCTCCTGAACGGCTTCCAGGGCCTCGTAGAACGCCTCCTCGCAGTCGCCCTCCTGGCCCGTCAGCTCGTCGAATACCTCCTGGGCCACATAGTCGAGCTCCTCCCATTCCGGCCACTCGTGGTCACACCACTCTCGCGGGTGCCGTCCCGCCAGGGCCCGCACCTCAGCAACGTCAGCGAGGGCATCCGGATCAGCAAGCACCGTCTTGTACGTCCCTTGCCCCTGGGCCACCAGCCACAGCGCGAAGTAGTCGAAGCCGTCGTCGGAGCACAAGCCACCCTCGATCCGGCCCGCCGCCCGCCACAGTGCATCCGTGGCGACCGCCTCGCACGCGGCCTCCAGAGACGCTTGAAACTCCGCCGCCTCCGCAGCCGGCCGACATCGCAGCTCCCCGCGCAGCCATTCCAACCGTTCATGCCGGTCACCGGAGCGACTGCTCAGCTCGTCCATGAGCGCCCAGAAGGTCTTATCGTCCATACTGCACAGGATCGCAACTACCACTGACATAACCCGAGAACCCCTTGCGTCAACAGCAGTAGCGGCCGCCCTGCCACCCTGCGCAGCCTCGGGAACGGCCCGCCTGTCGCATCGCGTGTACGTCGGCAGATGGGTGTCTGCATGATCAGGCGCTCGGCTGCTCAGCCTTCTTCGGCTGCTCAGGCCAGCCGCGGGACAACCGGTAGCACTTGCGCGAGCACCATCGCCGAGTCCAGCCGTCCTTGCGGCGGTCAATGGGTTTCTGGCACTGGCCGCAGGACACCGGCCCGAAGAAGATGGATGGGTCAGCGCCCCCAGACGACCATGTGCGGCAACGGCGGCTGCACCAGCGGCGAGGGGGATCGGCGAGCGACTTCGCTTCTATCGGGATGCCGCAGAACACGCATGTCCTGGAAGGCAGGGGAAGCCCGTCCCTCTCGATCAGCCGGTCCCAGCGGGAGACCTGCAGTTCGCATGTCTCCGAGCAGGTGCGCTTGGCGATTTGAGGGGTCGGCGGCATGGGGCCTTCGCAAGCGGCGCAATCGCGGAATGGCTGCCGGTCAGCGGCGTCCTCATCGCGGGAACGACGTTCGATGTAGGCCACTCTGCGGCAGGCAGAGGAACAGAGCCGGTGACGTTGACCGAACTGGATCTTCATCGGCTGTCGGCAGATTCGGCAGGGTTCCATGACTGGATGCTTCTGGGGGACGCGGCATCGAGTCGAGCAGTAAACGGGCATGACGCCGAACGTGCGGGTAACCGCGAATTCGGAGCCACACCTCTTGCACTTGACGGTGTCGAGCGTCTTCCGTAGCTGTTCGGGGTCACGGCCGGTGACGGCGGCGATCCGTGCCCAAGATGGACGGCCGTGATATCTGGGCGGTCCTGCAAGGAAGCGCCGCAGGTAGGCAGGCGGAAGGCAGTTGGCGCGGGCGAGGCGGGCGATGAAGGGATAGCAGCCTTCACCGGCAATCGGCCGGACCTGGAAGGGAAGCTTGGTGATCGGCTCGCTGTCCGCGGTGGGGTGGGTCACTTATCCGCGTCCGAGAGGCCGCCGGGGTGCCTGCGACGGGAGGCGATGTCCAGGTCGACCGCCAGCAGGCCGGGCTTGGTGATCTTCTCGGCGCCGGTGAGGATGGCATCCACGGCAGCTCCGCGGAGCTGATGGGAAAGGGTGCCGATCATGCCGCCCGTTCGGGTGTGCAGGAAGCGGTCCAAGCGAGTCAGGGTGCCACGTGTGTGCTGGTGCAGCAGCAGGTTCGCCTCCATCTGCGCGACCAGGCCCTTCCACTCCTTGTTGTAGGGGAAGGGGTGGGTGGCCACCGAGGTGAAGCGGGCGGCGATCTGGTCGCCGCGGGTGCCGGACAGCAGGCCGCTGCCTTCGATGTCGATGCCGGCGTAGGCGAACGTCGCGGGGATGCGCTCGGAGAAGTACTTGAGTGTGTCGGACGCCTCGGCTCCCGTGCGGGTGTGCAGGGAGATGTTGTGGATCTCGTCGACCAGGACAAGGCCGGTGCGGGCCTTGGTGCAGACGCCGACCACGGCTTCGGTGAGGTCGGTGATGTTGGAGCTTCGCAGGACCGGGAGGCCGAGGAAACGGGCGAACTCAGCTGCGATCATGCGGGGTGTCGCGGCGGGCGGGACGGTGATGTAGATGACCGGTATGCGCTCGTCCTGGCCAGGGTGCCGGCGGCGGTCCTGCAGCTCGTGCGCCAGCCCGAGCTGGGTCAGGGCGATCGTCTTGCCGGTGTTGGCCGGGCCGGTGACGATGAGGCCCCGACGGGCGCTGATGGCGCCGCGGTTGAGGATCACCAGGCGGCGTCCGCAGGTGACGGTGTGCCGGACGGTTGAGGTGGCGACCACCTGCAGGCGGGCATGGTGGTCGAGCCGATCCTCGTCGTACTGATACCTGTCCTCTTTGGTCAGAGCGTCGTACTCGTCCTGCGTCACCATGGCCATCGGCTCGCTGATCGCCTCCGCGATGAACTCGCGCCAGCCGGGCAGGGCTGTCAGATAGCGGCCGAACTCGTCTTCCGGCTGGTCTGCCAGCGGCGTGCTCACGAACGTCTCCAGGGGTCCTCAAGCGGGTCGAAGATGCCCAGCGGGATCACTTCGGCCATCGTTTCCTCGTCCTCCGCCGGCGGCTCCGGCGAGGGTTGCGTCTCCGGTCGCGGCGGAGGCATGGCTGCTGCCGGTGTAGTGGCCTTGGTCCGGGCCGTGACACGACGGTCCGCCTTGGACCGCTTGGCCTTCCGCTTGTTTGCCGCTGGCTGTTCAGGGCCGGCGTGGGCGCGGGTCAGCAGGGCGGAGACGGCCTCGGCGAGTTCTTCCTCCGTGGCCTTGGGCAGCTGGTGGCTGACGTGGTCCCAGGCGAGGTCACCGAAGGGAACGGGCGCGCGGTTCAAGTACTTCCAGGTTGCCTGGATCCACTCGACTTCGCCGCGGTGGTTGCGTACCCACACGCGGGAGACGTCGTAGGGGTCACGGTGGACTTCCCAGAGCCCACGCTTGGCGGTGACCCCTGAGTCGCGCCGTCGCATCGGCCCCAGCTCGGGGGCGTCGTAGGTGCGGTTGTTGATCCGAATTCCGTAGGAGTTGACGGCCCGCCAGGCCGCTGGGAGGAGTTCGACGTAGTCCTGGCCGCTGAGAGCGACTGGGACGTAGCCGCAGGCCTCGACCAGCGCGGCGTACTTCTGGTTCGGCGTGAACAGCCGACCCGGATGGTCGGGATCTCGCAGCCCCTCGTGAGGGCGGTTCTGCCAGTGGGCGACGATCCACTCGTCCAGTAGTTCCTGCAGTTCGGGCAGAGCCCACAGGTTCTCGCGCTCCGGGTGACGGCCACGGTGGTCGGTGTTGCGGCCGGTGTAGCCGGGGAGGAACTGGGCGAACATCGTGGCGACGGAGCCGAGCATCTTCTCAATGTGGCCCTTTTCGAAGGGCGAGCCCTTGTGCGTGGGCTGGAAGTCGATCTCCAGGAACCGGCAGGAGGCCCGGAAGTTGCGCGAGACGAACACCTTGCCGTGATCGCAGACGATCATCTCCGGGACGATCACCGGCTTGGCTGCCGCGTGCTCCAGACGCTCATCGAGGGTCAGCATCCGGGCATGCGGCAGCACCGAGCGGGACATCTTCAGCGCGTCGACCCAGCCTGGTCTCATCAGCTCCGGGGTGACCGTGCGGGCCAGCAGCACGCTGGCGTCGACGGACTTCGTCGTGGGCCTGAGCACCGCCGCGGCCAGTGTCCTGGTGGCGACGTCGATCATGCCGGTGAGTTCGACCTTGCCGACCACTCCGTTGTCGAGGCGGACCATGACGTCCAGCGGTGTGGAGTCGATCTGCATGACTTCACCCGGAGCCGACACCGTCAACTCACCGAACGGGGCCGCGGCCCCATGGGCCTTCGACCTGCGTGTGACGGCCGACCCGGTCGCATGTGTGCCTGCCGTCAGCTTCGCCACCAGTCGGTAGAGAGTCCGTCGCGAGGGCAGCTCGGCCAGGTTCCCGTCATTCTCCCGAATGATCTCCCCGGTCCTCCAGATCAGGTAGGCCCCGTTGCGTGTCGAGGTCTCGACGCCCTCCTTGATCGCCTGCCGCATCGCCTCGACGACGGCGTCGGGCACGTCACCGAACTCCTTGCGCTTGCGGACCGAGCGGTGATCGACCAGCCGAGCCAGGCCGACCAGGCCTTCCTCCGTGTAACGGCGTCGCCGGAGGCCCACCGCTCCGGTTTTGATCTCGTGGCCGAGGGCGGCGAGTTCAGCCGCCTTGGCCTTCTGGCGCGACGTCACCGATGTGCCCGGTCCGTAGCCCGGTCGCGGCGGTGTGCCCGGTTCGGCGCCTGGCGGCAGCCCGTGCAGGACCTCAAGGACGTGTCCTTCCCACCACAGTGCCCGCTTCATCACCTCGGGTGCGAAGGTCTCCAACAGACCGGACTGGGGCAGAGGCATGCGTTCGGGCTGGAACAGGATCTCGAAGTCCGCGGTTTCGAACAGGTCGATCAGAGCGACAACGCGGTGCGGTGCCTCGGCGTCCTCCAGCACCGCCGCCCGTGCGGTGACCTCGAGAACACCCCTCACCTGGCCCTCGAACCGGACCCTCTGGCCGACCACCAAGGCCGGGGGCCGCTTCAAGCTGCCCATCGGATTCCCTCCGTCCAGACGAGACTGTCGCTCTCCATAAGTCCTCCCGCCAGATCGGTCCTCAGAGCGCCGGACCACAACAGATGGAACAGCACCGGCAGAACCTGCAACCGGTCTCCGACCAGCCCGGCGCCCTCCCATAACCCCATCGGTTCGCGGAAGACCTCCAAGAGGCCATTCCTCACCGTCACCGGTCGGCCGCAGCGGGCCCGCCGG
The window above is part of the Streptomyces sp. NBC_00425 genome. Proteins encoded here:
- a CDS encoding SDR family NAD(P)-dependent oxidoreductase; amino-acid sequence: MTSPSSPHGTASAAPPAAAPDAPDAANATTDDTPPGVFVTPGTSDAYLAGLFSLDGRVAVVTGGSSGIGRGIAEALARAGARVVIVARREAELAATVDELAAAGCRAAWVSGDLSTRDGVRTAAEQATRAFGEPDILVNSAGINLRPPMGELDEDVWDTTMAVNLEAPYLLGRRFGPGMAQRGFGRIIHITSQQAHRAFVQSGAYGVSKGALESLARSQAEAWSPHGVTCNTLVPGFVMTALNARLSSDPERVAALAARTMVGRNGLAEDFAGAAVFLASRASGYVTGQSIFVDGGFSVH
- a CDS encoding aminoglycoside phosphotransferase family protein, with the protein product MTMHHDQVDVTTEVVAALIREQFPEWSDRAVRPLPSTGTVNAVFRIGDDLSARFPRRLADAAEVLAVLEQEALASAELAQVSRFPVPEPVALGKPGAGYPMPWSVQTWLPGTVASDADPSGSDAFAEDLAVFVASLRNADTRGRLFSGDNRGGVLAHHDDWMERCFEESEDLLDVPRLRQVWSRFRKLPRTDGDVMSHGDLIPGNVLVAGGRLGGVLDTGGFGPADPALDLVSAWHLLRSGPREVLRQALACDDLEWERGKAWAFEQAMGLVWYYVESNPTMSGTGRRTLDRILESTG
- a CDS encoding DUF7660 family protein gives rise to the protein MSPEPRSREELVALLRDLHKEFRARGHEWENSTLDDFLEALAAWVHDSPGAYKNAGEQIPPDGDWTFMARALRAATLYE
- a CDS encoding DUF4240 domain-containing protein, with protein sequence MDDKTFWALMDELSSRSGDRHERLEWLRGELRCRPAAEAAEFQASLEAACEAVATDALWRAAGRIEGGLCSDDGFDYFALWLVAQGQGTYKTVLADPDALADVAEVRALAGRHPREWCDHEWPEWEELDYVAQEVFDELTGQEGDCEEAFYEALEAVQETWAKPEEEIDTVEATVRTGTPRLDALFPARASS
- a CDS encoding ATP-binding protein, whose translation is MSTPLADQPEDEFGRYLTALPGWREFIAEAISEPMAMVTQDEYDALTKEDRYQYDEDRLDHHARLQVVATSTVRHTVTCGRRLVILNRGAISARRGLIVTGPANTGKTIALTQLGLAHELQDRRRHPGQDERIPVIYITVPPAATPRMIAAEFARFLGLPVLRSSNITDLTEAVVGVCTKARTGLVLVDEIHNISLHTRTGAEASDTLKYFSERIPATFAYAGIDIEGSGLLSGTRGDQIAARFTSVATHPFPYNKEWKGLVAQMEANLLLHQHTRGTLTRLDRFLHTRTGGMIGTLSHQLRGAAVDAILTGAEKITKPGLLAVDLDIASRRRHPGGLSDADK
- a CDS encoding Mu transposase C-terminal domain-containing protein, whose translation is MGSLKRPPALVVGQRVRFEGQVRGVLEVTARAAVLEDAEAPHRVVALIDLFETADFEILFQPERMPLPQSGLLETFAPEVMKRALWWEGHVLEVLHGLPPGAEPGTPPRPGYGPGTSVTSRQKAKAAELAALGHEIKTGAVGLRRRRYTEEGLVGLARLVDHRSVRKRKEFGDVPDAVVEAMRQAIKEGVETSTRNGAYLIWRTGEIIRENDGNLAELPSRRTLYRLVAKLTAGTHATGSAVTRRSKAHGAAAPFGELTVSAPGEVMQIDSTPLDVMVRLDNGVVGKVELTGMIDVATRTLAAAVLRPTTKSVDASVLLARTVTPELMRPGWVDALKMSRSVLPHARMLTLDERLEHAAAKPVIVPEMIVCDHGKVFVSRNFRASCRFLEIDFQPTHKGSPFEKGHIEKMLGSVATMFAQFLPGYTGRNTDHRGRHPERENLWALPELQELLDEWIVAHWQNRPHEGLRDPDHPGRLFTPNQKYAALVEACGYVPVALSGQDYVELLPAAWRAVNSYGIRINNRTYDAPELGPMRRRDSGVTAKRGLWEVHRDPYDVSRVWVRNHRGEVEWIQATWKYLNRAPVPFGDLAWDHVSHQLPKATEEELAEAVSALLTRAHAGPEQPAANKRKAKRSKADRRVTARTKATTPAAAMPPPRPETQPSPEPPAEDEETMAEVIPLGIFDPLEDPWRRS